In one window of Oryza sativa Japonica Group chromosome 9, ASM3414082v1 DNA:
- the LOC136351710 gene encoding uncharacterized protein gives MTTGAGEEMTMVAGGSCTESSSTHPPQVPSAAVAGNALPALTSLSRAAGRLQPPLPPRQHAGRPCRRLLQRHSRLLFAGLPSVSREDLRKCIPAGNSGVAATVPPPAASAASPVRRPTSPPPLPAPERHPLPRPSHGVARISSERRRPRRLSLGLVGTHSGSPFRRASAPADVAISTSGIAAARSSSSSLPLHPSPSAVHRRRLRSFSSSTSRRSPGSSSRGAASVVVIAAACSAPSSSPCSHCRLPSSPPRRPRSSSSSSSSRCPHRRGVRPSVKPFAFVVRVPSSEPLQPRHRLRPRLRVVKPCAGRVSPSSKNRRRSRPLAVRLRRSRPSPPRPFVVVVPTPRRVVVRACSFACVLRVASVVPEVPEAWFAVVAEGSAGRSL, from the exons atgacgaccggggccggcgaggagatgACGATGGTAGCCGGCGGCAGCTGCACAGAG tcgtcctctaccCATCCCCCTCAAGtcccgtccgccgccgtcgccggaaacgctctccccgcgctcacctctctctcccgtgccgccggccgtcttcagccgcccctgccgccgcgtcagcacgccggccggccgtgccgtcgcctcctccagcgtcacagccgcctcctcttcgccggcctgcCCTCTGTTTCCCGCGAAGACCTCCGGAAGTGCATCCCCGCCGgcaacagtggcgttgccgccactgttccgcctccggccgcctctgccgcgtcccctgtgcgccggccgacgtcgccaccacctctcccggcaccggaacgccatcctcttccccggccaagCCACGGCGTCGCCCGTATTTCgtcggaacgccgtcgcccgcgccgcctctccctcggtctcgtcggcacccactccggcagccccttccgccgtgccagtgcgccggccgacgtcgccatctccacctccggcatcgcagcggcaaggtcgtcctcgtcatcgcttcccctccatccaagcccctccgcggtccatcgtcgtcgtctccgttcgttctcgtcgtcgacgtcccgtcggtcgcccggctcgtcgtctcgcggcgccgcctccgtcgtcgtcatcgcagcggcgtgttccgcgccgtcctcgtctccgtgcagccactgtcggctgccctcgtcgcctcctcgccggccccggtcatcgtcgtcgtcgtcgtcctctcgttgTCCtcatcgtcgtggcgttcgtccctccgtcaagccgttcgcGTTCGTCGTCCGCGTTCCGTCAAGTGAGCCGTTGCagccccgtcatcgtcttcgtcctcggctccgcgtcgtcaagccttgtgccggccgcgtctcgccttcgtccaagaatcgccgccgaagtcgtcccctcgccgttcgtctccgtcgttcccggccgtctccgccgcgcccgttcgtcgttgtcgttcccacgcctcgtcgcgtggtggtaagg gcttgtagctttgcttgtgtgcttcgcgtagcttctgtcgttccggaggttcccgaagcgtggttcgcggtcgtcgccgaaggttcagcaggccgttctctctga